Proteins co-encoded in one Immundisolibacter sp. genomic window:
- a CDS encoding lysophospholipid acyltransferase family protein, protein VDGLEHLDAALAAGKGVLLATAHIGGWTLLPRYLNERGCVTGSLLRLPSNPVAHAAQAAAVSRMGLTFYNTPLSRDNAHACLKLLRSNGILFIVADRRSNDVKVDFLGQPAWCATGTASLHLRTGAAIVPAYAVRAGTGHRLVFEPALEPLASGDRKADELAITAQLHRIFGGWIRQHPEQWMWNHNRWRPRRHEMRG, encoded by the coding sequence GGGTCGACGGTCTGGAGCACCTGGATGCCGCTCTGGCCGCTGGCAAGGGCGTGCTGCTGGCGACAGCGCATATCGGCGGCTGGACGCTGCTGCCGCGATATCTGAACGAACGTGGTTGCGTTACCGGATCCCTGCTGCGCCTGCCGAGTAACCCGGTTGCACACGCCGCGCAAGCCGCGGCGGTCTCTCGCATGGGTCTGACCTTCTACAACACGCCGCTGAGCCGTGACAATGCGCATGCCTGCCTGAAACTGCTGCGCAGTAATGGCATTCTGTTTATCGTTGCGGACCGCCGTTCGAACGACGTTAAAGTCGATTTCCTGGGTCAGCCGGCCTGGTGCGCCACCGGTACCGCATCATTGCACCTGCGTACCGGTGCAGCCATTGTGCCGGCATACGCCGTGCGCGCCGGCACTGGCCACCGGCTGGTGTTCGAGCCAGCCCTGGAACCGCTGGCGAGCGGTGATCGCAAGGCCGACGAACTGGCTATTACGGCGCAGTTGCACCGGATATTCGGTGGCTGGATTCGCCAGCACCCAGAGCAATGGATGTGGAACCATAATCGATGGCGGCCACGTCGCCACGAGATGAGAGGTTAA